The sequence below is a genomic window from Ornithobacterium rhinotracheale.
ATTCAAAATTTAAAAGTCATTTATCATTTAGTCAAAGAAAAAGGCTACACGCTCGAGGGGGCTAAAATCGCCTTAGAGAACAAGGAAAAAGTTGAGGAAGAAACCTCTATTATCTTTAGACTTGAAAAAATAAAAGCCGAGCTTGAAAATCTAAAAAACTTATTGGATTAAACCTATCATGGTGCTTCGGAACGTATACCATAGTGGTTCAAAACCTATATCATAGTGGTTCAGAACCTATACCATAGTGGTTCAAAACCTATATCATAGTAGTTCAAAACCTATATCATAGTAGTTCAAAACCTATATCATAGCGATTCAGAACCTATATCATAGTGCTTCAGAACCTATATCATAGTGCTTCAGAACCTATATCATAGTGCTTCGGAATAGATAGGATTAGGGCTTTTGTAAGCGGTAATATTCTACTAAAAGGGCTACAAATTTGCCATAACTCTCCAAGCCCTCCGCTTGATTATTGGCTTTAAGATATTGATGATTCATAGCACTAAACACCTTATCTGCCGCACTATTATATTTATTAAAATAATCTAATTCAGCTTGATAATCAGCTTGCATTCCAGGAGAATAGGCTCGTATTTTCTCTTTTACAAACATAGAGTCTTTTGGGTAAATCGCTCGCAAAACATAGCGCAAAGCCTTGTAATTTGCTGCATAGCGCAAGGCAGGACTAGGGCTCTGCACACAGGCCAAATACCCCACAAAATTAGCCTCACTCTCAAAAGCATAGCCCATCTGGTGCGCCTGCTCGTGTGCCATAGTAAAGGGCTGACTCACAGAAGGCAAACCCTGCGTAATCTGCGCCTCTGCCGTGAATGGATTATAATACCC
It includes:
- a CDS encoding MerR family transcriptional regulator, yielding MNIELPEKLYYKISEVAEAFNVNASLLRFWEKEFDILKPKKNRKGNRYFTPEDIQNLKVIYHLVKEKGYTLEGAKIALENKEKVEEETSIIFRLEKIKAELENLKNLLD